The window CATGAAATCTAAATCTCACCAGTGAGAATAGCAAACTATGGAAATTTCAGGATACTTAAATGTGTTAACTCCACTTTCAAGGTCAATGAACCTGTTGTTAATGCACAGCCATGCCTATTTTGTCTTTCTTTGCTTTGTTTTGTTTGAAGTTGCTATATTTTTTAACTGACCTATTCCTCAATGTGATAGGGCCTTATCGGGCAGTATGCTGTTCCAATACTAGAAGAGAAGTCAGTCTGGGGAACTGATGCTCCAACTCGAATAGCTTACATGGACACCCAAGTAAGATATAAGTTCTTTGTTGATACATTTAGTCTATCTTCTTTGGCAAAATTAAGTTATTACTGGTGTGCCAAGATCtttaatagttttcaacttctgtTTGCAGTGTATTGATAACAGTTTTGCTCTCATTACAGGATATATCTCGGCTGACATTTATAGCTATGCGTAATGAGAAGATAAATAAGGAACTTCTAACTTTTGCAGGACCTCGTGCATGGACAACTCAAGAGGTTGGTTTCGAATTTTCATGAGATTTGCTTAGTTAATTGTTGGATTCAAGGATTGTTGTTTTTCTATATGGGAGAATGCAGGGACCTTTCTGGAATAACATTTTTGCACCTTGTAGCTGACATGCTTATTTGCTGGCAACCACAGGCCAAAATTTCGCTTGTATGTTGACATATCAACATATTGTTGTGCCTGCAAGCGCAAGCCAAAATTTGGCCATGTCACATGTCTGCACCTTAGTCATGGATAGATATGAAGGGTGCCAATAGCTTCTTTTGGCATGGTACACTTAAACCCTTACCATATGTTGACACCTTTGGGACAGGGGTATGGCACGTGGTAATAGACATAATAAACCTTGGTTagagaacaacaacaacaacaacaaagctatAAATATTTGATCAGACTAATTTATTATAATGAGATTTTATGTTCTTATCTTATATGAAAAATGTCTTTATGGGGGTGGGACCAAAATCAAAAGCATAAAAGTCAGTTATATACGTCAGGCCTGCAGAGGATTGACTCTCCACTGGGGTATTGGTTGGTCGTGCAGAAAACAAGTGCATGCCTCTGAGGGTATACAATGGTGTCCTCTAAATGTGTTGGAGTATTGCAAAGGGCATTGCAAAAGGCAAAAAGGGTAACAGAGAAATGGACACTGTAAAACTTTCTAGGTAGAATGTTGTTTAgatcattgaaggaagactagttTGTCGTCTTTAAAGTTTGAGGTGATTTCATACCCTTTCAAAGACATGAAATTGCATGAGTTGCAGGCATAATGAATACTTCTCTGAAGTTAATAAGTTTTATATATATTCAGTTCTTTCACATTCGCCATGTACAATTTCAAATTGGAAGGATGTTTATGAAATTTATTAACTTTTGAGGTTACTCTGTGATATTCTGAAGGGTATTCATGAAAGTTTGCTAACTATAGAGGTGTGTCTATGCTTTATAGGGGTTTCTATGATATTATGAGTGTGAGGAAGGACACATGGAATTCTGCCTTGAAAGTTGTATATTATGAAATTGTGAATCCAGAGAAATTCCATCAGGGCTTTTGATGAGGAACTTTTGTTCAGCATtaaatattttcatttttatatatttaatgtaCTTGATAATGTTACTTTTGGATGTGACAAAAGCAAACACATGAACATAAATCTTGTGACTCATCAAGTTGCAGTGCAACTTCTCTATCGGTTCATGTCGAAGATTAAGTCGGCTGTCAAGCCACTTCAGAGTTCTGATCAGAAAACATTACTTTTGGTAAATTGACATCTGAGTACTAGTACAGAACTCTTGGCCTAGGATATCATTATCATGGTAATCTTGCCTCTCAAGTATCAATAACACTTTTCTTGTCTGCATGTTTATTCAGAAGTTGAAGCATCAAAGCTCAAGCTCAATCTTGTTTTCTTTTGTAGCTGAAATTATGAACTGAGTTTAATAAGATAATGTTCAGAGGGAGCAATCTATGGTTTTCCTCAGTTTTAGAATTATCTATTGTTCTAGGTGATTACCTTGTGCGAGAGACTCGCAGGGCAAGATGCAAATGTTACCACTGTCCCTGTCTCGATCCTCAAGTTCACTCGGCAGCTGACTCGACTTTTCCAATGGACCAATGATGTAGCTGACAGATTGGCATTCTCAGAGGTAATTCTCTATATTTAACATAGATTTTATTAAATGCGAAActattttttatcatatgaagaatcTTTTTATCAAGACGCAACAATTGAGTATCGACCCATGGTTCTATTTACAAGTAGTTTGATGTACAATTGTGAATTTAAGATATCATAGATGTTTGTAATGGATCATAACTAATTTCTACTAACCGTATGTATAGGTCCTCTCCAGCGACATAGTTTTCTCGGTTCCGATGACGGAGACGTATGACCTCCTTGGTGTGGATCAGAAAGACATTGTGACGCTAGAGAGGTACTTGCAAGACTACTTCACGAATATCTTGAAGAAACTGAAGGATCTTAAAGCACAATCAAAGCAAACAGACATATTTCTGTGATTACATGTTCTATCATTTTGAGGAAGAGATCACTGTATTCTTCAACCCACATTAGATTCATTACCTTGAAGAATGTAAAGCTAATCTTGAGGCTTGTGAGCTCGTAACTATAAATACAGTTTGTCAGATGAAAACTTAGCCTTAAATGTCTATTGTTTTGATGGACTCGAGACTGGTAATGAACCGTTCCCGGTCTGGTCCTATACAAGGCTAGACCCGGCTCGATTGTATATGAGGCCTTGGACCGGGACGGGTCGGTTCAGTTGCAGACTCGGTCACTGGTCATGCAACCATGACATGTTCTACAAAGAAGGCGTGAGCATGTTAAGAAGCGTGACTCGCGTGTTCACCAGACTCCTAAACACCCTCCCGCTTCCGTCCTCCAATCCCTCGATGCGCTCCATCAGCTCTTCGAGCTTCTCCATTGCCACCATCTCCGCCTCCTCCAAGCCCTTCTTCGACGGCCTCTTCATCGCCCAGACCATCAAAGAACCCCAGCCAGACACTGACAGGAAAACTTCCGTCGACGTGGCCGCTGTTGCCGCTACCGCTTCTGCAACGATCCCGGCGATCTCCGAGTCCGGCCCGATTCCCGGTGCCAAGGTAGGGGATCTGGCGAGATCCTTGATGGATGAAGCGAGCCCGGCGATCTCTTTCTCCACCCGGCGGTGGGATCGGGCAGCGGATGCGAGCCGCACGGGGTCGCCGCGGCGAATGGCGGTGCGACCCTCAGAGAGGTGCTGCTTGAGGGCGATGGCGTCGGAGAGGAAGGAGCCGTGGGCGTCGGCGAGGCGGAGGAAGTCGTCGAAGAGGCGGTCGGCCCAGGCGGGACGGCGGCGAAGGGTGTCCCGGGTCCGGGGAAGGTGGAGGAGATCGTCAAGGGCAGCGAGGAGGCGGTTGATCCGGGCAAACCCATCGCGGCGTGGGGAGGAGCGGAGGGAGCGGATCTCGTCCAGGAGTGGGGAGAGGACGGGGCAAGGCAGGCTGGTGGAGCGCATATGGTGGGGCGCGTCGCGGCGGCGGCAAGGGTTGGCGCCAGGGCTAAGGCTCGACAGGGAGAAGGAGAAGCGGAATCCGAAGACCATGAGGTATGCTTTTCTCCCCCGGCTTCTCGTTCCTTTAGTGATCTTATCAGTAGTAAAATGGCGAGTGACGGGACTCGGATGGCGAAGCGGGAGTAATGGAAGGAGCGTTTTAAAAGGGTGCCTTGAGAGAGAGACAGAAGCGGTGGTGGCATCTCGGGCCAATAAGGTtccctttataataataataataataataataataatattattattatatgctaAAACAAttatatgaaatttaaaatattaaaccttataaaaaaaaatagtgtTTAGAGTGATCGGTAAAAAGAGAGAGGAGATAGGACCATAGATAGGGAGTGCATCGCAGGCAAGAGGACTAGTGCTTGAGCATTATAACATTATTTTCTTTGCTCGTACAAGCATAGATGTTTTCGTGATGATAATTATATGGGTATTGGTCTATTCTAAGAAGTTGGATGTAGAAAATAACCAATGActtttaagaaagcaaaaatattAACCCAGCAAAACAGTGTCAGCAGTATGTTATTAACCTTATATTGAGCCCCCGTAATTAATCAATTATTCTCGAGTGTTATTGTTTAATAATTTTCCCTGATTTTTAATCTACCGCCGACgtactttttattttctttccgtTGAGTGACGCGACGGTTCATCGAACCGCACGAGGACCCACGGACAGAGGGGCGACGGATGATGGAATGGAGACATTCATCGAACCGCCCGAGAACCCACGTGCATGAGGTGACGAACGAAAACAGAAACGGCCACATCAAGTCTGTTACCACTAAGCTGTGAACACGTATCA of the Musa acuminata AAA Group cultivar baxijiao chromosome BXJ2-10, Cavendish_Baxijiao_AAA, whole genome shotgun sequence genome contains:
- the LOC135625667 gene encoding uncharacterized protein LOC135625667, giving the protein MVFGFRFSFSLSSLSPGANPCRRRDAPHHMRSTSLPCPVLSPLLDEIRSLRSSPRRDGFARINRLLAALDDLLHLPRTRDTLRRRPAWADRLFDDFLRLADAHGSFLSDAIALKQHLSEGRTAIRRGDPVRLASAARSHRRVEKEIAGLASSIKDLARSPTLAPGIGPDSEIAGIVAEAVAATAATSTEVFLSVSGWGSLMVWAMKRPSKKGLEEAEMVAMEKLEELMERIEGLEDGSGRVFRSLVNTRVTLLNMLTPSL